In Desulfurella sp., the DNA window ATTATTTGACAGAAAAGCACTGGAGTGTTTTGAAGAGCTAAGAAACAGAAAAAAATGGGAGTTAAGCGAAAAGTATATACCAGAAATTGCTAAATGTTGTGCGGATAATAATATAAAATTTATATGCACTCCTTTTTATCTTGATGCTGTAGATATTTTAGAGCCATATGTGAATGCGTATAAAATTGCTTCATATGAAATTTTGTGGCAGGACCTATTATCAAAATGTGCTAAAACAAAAAAGCCAATGATCATATCTACCGGTATGGCAACACTTGATGAGGTAAAATTTGCAGTAGAAACAGTATTTGATAATCAATGCACAGATCTAACAGTTTTGCACTGTACTTCAAATTACCCTACCCTGCCGCAGGATTGCAACTTAAGTGCAATACAAACAATGAGAGAGTCATTGCCTAAAAATATCAAATTTGGATGGTCTGATCATAGTGTTAATTTTGGCGTAATACATAGGGCTATACATAAATACGATGTTTCAATGGTAGAGTTTCATATGGATTTAGATGGTAAAGGAAAAGAGTACCAAATGGGTCACTGCTATTTACCAAATCAGGTTGAATCTCTTATAAAAAGTGTTAAAGATGCATTTTTAGCTGATGGTGATGGCAAAAAAGAACCGCAGGATAGTGAGTTTAAAGAACGTCTTTGGAGAGCAGATCCAATAGATGGCTTAAGGCCTCTTAGGGGTATAAGGGATAGTTTATGCAAAAGACAATAGCTATAATTCAGGCTCGCATGTCTTCAACAAGGCTTCCAGGCAAAGTTATGCTTGATTTAGCAGGAAAACCTGTAATCTGGCATGTTTACAATAGAGCTTTGCATTCTAAATATGTAAGCGAGGTTATCGTAGCAACATCC includes these proteins:
- a CDS encoding N-acetylneuraminate synthase family protein → MVEFIAEVSSNHNNDLNRCFDFIETAAKIGCSGVKFQLFKIDQLFDRKALECFEELRNRKKWELSEKYIPEIAKCCADNNIKFICTPFYLDAVDILEPYVNAYKIASYEILWQDLLSKCAKTKKPMIISTGMATLDEVKFAVETVFDNQCTDLTVLHCTSNYPTLPQDCNLSAIQTMRESLPKNIKFGWSDHSVNFGVIHRAIHKYDVSMVEFHMDLDGKGKEYQMGHCYLPNQVESLIKSVKDAFLADGDGKKEPQDSEFKERLWRADPIDGLRPLRGIRDSLCKRQ